A genome region from Halichondria panicea chromosome 15, odHalPani1.1, whole genome shotgun sequence includes the following:
- the LOC135348725 gene encoding alpha-soluble NSF attachment protein-like, with product MSDLQSEPPVEESSVENGFSGAIPVSTDPPETTPTEQESSHTPEDTQTSQDDPTKSEAPPSQTQPEPTQPEPKQSPPAAASAKPKTTPSSQGKPPAAKATPPDGPQDKKAREFIEQAEKKLKSSQGFFGSIFGSGTVKKEEAADLFVRAANAYKVGKRYKAAGEAFRRAAQIHIELDVKHEAASTLVEAGQVLKKDDATEATECYLKAVEIYTDMGRFSLAARYHNTVADIFETEVQDYEQAITHYEQASDFYKGEDAISSSNKALLKVAHMSATMQNYKKAAELFEEIGINSLTNTLLKYAAKDYFFKASLCNFCISPGDARDATIRYRQLHPGFEGSRELKLISDLLVTVEEEDTDKFADIVTNYDSISRLDAWTTAMLLNIKKAVSAGPDVN from the exons ATGTCGGATCTCCAGTCTGAACCACCAGTGGAGGAATCATCAGTAGAGAATGGGTTCTCCGGAGCTATCCCAGTCTCCACCGACCCTCccgagaccacacccactgagcAGGAATCATCCCACACACCCGAGGACACACAAACATCACAAG ATGACCCCACAAAGAGTGAGGCCCCGCCCTCTCAAACACAGCCGGAACCCACACAGCCAGAGCCGAAACAGTCCCCTCCTGCAGCTGCTTCAGCAAAGCCTAAGACCACCCCCTCGTCGCAGGGGAAACCCCCTGCAGCTAAGGCCACGCCCCCTGATGGCCCTCAGGACAAGAAGGCCAGAGAGTTCATAGAACAAGCAGAGAAGAAGCTCAAGTCATCCCAGGGCTTCTTTGGAAGTATATTTGG GAGTGGCACTGTTAAGAAGGAGGAGGCAGCTGACCTCTTCGTGAGGGCAGCCAATGCCTACAAGGTCGGCAAGAGGTACAAAG CTGCTGGTGAGGCGTTTAGACGTGCTGCTCAGATCCATATTGAACTGGACGTTAAGCACGAGGCAGCCAGCACGCTAGTGGAGGCAGGTCAGGTGCTCAAGAAGGACGATGCTACAG AGGCCACTGAGTGTTATCTGAAGGCAGTCGAGATATACACTGATATG ggacggTTCAGCCTGGCGGCACGTTACCACAACACAGTGGCAGATATATTTGAGACGGAGGTACAGGACTATGAACAAGCTATCACTCATTACGAGCAGGCCTCGGACTTCTACAAAGGAGAGGATGCAATCTC GTCTTCAAACAAAGCTCTACTGAAGGTGGCTCACATGTCAGCCACCATGCAGAACTATAAGAAGGCAGCTGAACTGTTTGAAGAA ATTGGCATCAACTCTCTCACTAACACACTGCTCAAGTATGCTGCGAAGGACTACTTCTTTAAAGCCTCTCTCTGTAACTTCTGCATCAGTCCAGGCGATGCCAGG gaTGCCACCATTCGCTACAGACAACTCCACCCTGGCTTTGAGGGCTCCAGAGAACTAAAGCTGATCTCA GACCTACTAGTTACAGTGGAGGAGGAGGACACAGACAAGTTTGCTGACATT GTGACTAACTATGACTCCATCTCTCGACTGGATGCCTGGACAACGGCCATGTTGCTCAATATCAAGAAGGCTGTCAGTGCAGGGCCGGATGTTAACTGA